A window of the Tripterygium wilfordii isolate XIE 37 chromosome 12, ASM1340144v1, whole genome shotgun sequence genome harbors these coding sequences:
- the LOC120010392 gene encoding heat stress transcription factor A-2c-like isoform X1, producing MYCTVIRLQSNQDFLLNFQAMDPFYQVKEEYPGSSSSQSGDDPVMAPLPQPMEGLHDTGPPPFLTKTYDMVDDPSINHIVSWSREGRSFVVWDPHSFSTHLLPRFFKHNNFSSFVRQLNTYGFRKIDPDKWEFANEGFLRSQRHLLRNIRRRKTPSNNPLSPQQVQGPCLEVGRFGIDGDVDRLKREKKVLMGELVKLRQQQQSTKAYVRAMEDRLQKTEAKQRQMMAFLARAVQNPDFLHQLVQNKEKHKELEEAMTKKRRRPIDQGPSNQRTNPIKPEPVEFGDYGFEVSELEALALEMQGYGRPRRDQEEEYEEEPEPPETSGEYRELDEGFWEELLSGELDDIPGPEDGEDEEDINVLSARLGDLSSSPR from the exons ATGTACTGTACTGTGATTAGACTACAATCGAATCAGGATTTCCTGTTGAATTTTCAAGCAATGGACCCATTTTATCAAGTGAAGGAAGAGTACCCAGGATCAAGCTCCTCGCAGTCCGGCGATGATCCGGTGATGGCACCTCTACCTCAGCCAATGGAAGGCTTACATGACACAGGTCCACCGCCATTTCTGACAAAAACGTACGACATGGTCGATGACCCAAGTATCAATCACATAGTCTCTTGGAGCAGAGAAGGTCGCAGCTTTGTTGTATGGGATCCTCACTCCTTCTCTACTCATCTTCTTCCCAGATTCTTTAAGCACAACAACTTCTCAAGCTTTGTAAGGCAACTCAACACATAT GGATTTAGAAAGATTGATCCTGATAAATGGGAATTTGCCAATGAAGGGTTTTTGAGAAGCCAAAGGCATCTTCTGAGGAATATAAGGAGAAGGAAAACACCTTCTAATAATCCACTCTCTCCACAGCAAGTGCAGGGTCCTTGTCTTGAAGTTGGGCGTTTTGGAATCGATGGAGACGTGGATCGATTGAAGCgagaaaaaaaggttttaatGGGGGAACTAGTGAAGCTCAGGCAGCAACAGCAGAGTACAAAGGCCTATGTTCGAGCCATGGAAGATAGACTACAAAAGACGGAAGCGAAACAGCGGCAAATGATGGCTTTCTTGGCAAGAGCAGTGCAGAATCCGGATTTTCTTCATCAATTAGTCCAAAACAAAGAGAAGCATAAGGAGCTTGAAGAAGCTATGACTAAGAAGAGAAGGCGGCCAATTGATCAAGGACCCAGTAATCAAAGGACAAACCCCATTAAGCCTGAGCCTGTAGAGTTTGGAGATTATGGTTTTGAGGTGTCTGAATTGGAAGCACTTGCATTGGAAATGCAAGGATATGGAAGGCCAAGAAGGGATCAGGAGGAAGAATATGAAGAAGAGCCAGAGCCACCAGAGACTAGTGGAGAATATAGGGAACTTGATGAGGGGTTTTGGGAGGAATTGTTGAGTGGAGAATTGGATGATATTCCGGGACCTGAGGATGGTGAAGATGAAGAGGATATCAATGTCTTGTCTGCGCGATTAGGCGATCTGAGTTCGAGTCCTAGATAG
- the LOC120010392 gene encoding heat stress transcription factor A-6b-like isoform X2: MDPFYQVKEEYPGSSSSQSGDDPVMAPLPQPMEGLHDTGPPPFLTKTYDMVDDPSINHIVSWSREGRSFVVWDPHSFSTHLLPRFFKHNNFSSFVRQLNTYGFRKIDPDKWEFANEGFLRSQRHLLRNIRRRKTPSNNPLSPQQVQGPCLEVGRFGIDGDVDRLKREKKVLMGELVKLRQQQQSTKAYVRAMEDRLQKTEAKQRQMMAFLARAVQNPDFLHQLVQNKEKHKELEEAMTKKRRRPIDQGPSNQRTNPIKPEPVEFGDYGFEVSELEALALEMQGYGRPRRDQEEEYEEEPEPPETSGEYRELDEGFWEELLSGELDDIPGPEDGEDEEDINVLSARLGDLSSSPR; this comes from the exons ATGGACCCATTTTATCAAGTGAAGGAAGAGTACCCAGGATCAAGCTCCTCGCAGTCCGGCGATGATCCGGTGATGGCACCTCTACCTCAGCCAATGGAAGGCTTACATGACACAGGTCCACCGCCATTTCTGACAAAAACGTACGACATGGTCGATGACCCAAGTATCAATCACATAGTCTCTTGGAGCAGAGAAGGTCGCAGCTTTGTTGTATGGGATCCTCACTCCTTCTCTACTCATCTTCTTCCCAGATTCTTTAAGCACAACAACTTCTCAAGCTTTGTAAGGCAACTCAACACATAT GGATTTAGAAAGATTGATCCTGATAAATGGGAATTTGCCAATGAAGGGTTTTTGAGAAGCCAAAGGCATCTTCTGAGGAATATAAGGAGAAGGAAAACACCTTCTAATAATCCACTCTCTCCACAGCAAGTGCAGGGTCCTTGTCTTGAAGTTGGGCGTTTTGGAATCGATGGAGACGTGGATCGATTGAAGCgagaaaaaaaggttttaatGGGGGAACTAGTGAAGCTCAGGCAGCAACAGCAGAGTACAAAGGCCTATGTTCGAGCCATGGAAGATAGACTACAAAAGACGGAAGCGAAACAGCGGCAAATGATGGCTTTCTTGGCAAGAGCAGTGCAGAATCCGGATTTTCTTCATCAATTAGTCCAAAACAAAGAGAAGCATAAGGAGCTTGAAGAAGCTATGACTAAGAAGAGAAGGCGGCCAATTGATCAAGGACCCAGTAATCAAAGGACAAACCCCATTAAGCCTGAGCCTGTAGAGTTTGGAGATTATGGTTTTGAGGTGTCTGAATTGGAAGCACTTGCATTGGAAATGCAAGGATATGGAAGGCCAAGAAGGGATCAGGAGGAAGAATATGAAGAAGAGCCAGAGCCACCAGAGACTAGTGGAGAATATAGGGAACTTGATGAGGGGTTTTGGGAGGAATTGTTGAGTGGAGAATTGGATGATATTCCGGGACCTGAGGATGGTGAAGATGAAGAGGATATCAATGTCTTGTCTGCGCGATTAGGCGATCTGAGTTCGAGTCCTAGATAG
- the LOC120010370 gene encoding protein indeterminate-domain 12-like yields MYPSVALSNSTSLSEEAASVSSGTNRLVHQDFGGVALNNNPLLLSTISPQYQQQQQPPQPLKIKKKRSLPGNPDPDAEVIALSPKSLLATNRFVCEICNKGFQRDQNLQLHRRGHNLPWKLKQRNSKDIRKRAYVCPEPSCVHHHPSRALGDLTGIKKHFCRKHGEKKWKCEKCSKIYAVQSDWKAHTKTCGTREYRCDCGTLFSRKDSFITHRAFCDALAEESARLSANQLVSSTNPTPPPPPPPHHHHHEPQQPILHNLHSQTYPPPLLFPFPWDPPQNPNPSTTPPHMIKPETHHFQTPVPLSSSQLFSGSSGATAVHHYLSATALLQKAATVGATSTSIGQQQSVGHMMTRLGRASQVVDSVNYMGFNSAWQKSSDGLTRDFLGLTRDGSNSGGTDHVNVSANVREMLNYAGMQSYERDHSLLKSHGFGFADQPPVSETWGDC; encoded by the exons ATGTATCCTTCTGTGGCTTTGTCCAATTCTACTTCTTTGTCAGAGGAAGCTGCTAGTGTTTCTTCTGGCACTAATAGACTTGTTCATCAAGACTTTGGAGGAGTAGCCCTGAATAATAATCCACTTCTCCTCTCAACAATTTCTCCTCaatatcaacaacaacaacaaccaccACAACCACTCAAgatcaagaagaagagaagcctaCCAGGAAACCCTG ACCCAGATGCGGAAGTGATTGCACTTTCTCCAAAGAGTTTATTGGCTACAAACAGGTTTGTGTGTGAGATCTGCAACAAAGGGTTTCAAAGAGATCAAAACCTTCAGCTTCACAGAAGAGGCCATAACCTACCATGGAAGCTCAAGCAGAGAAACAGCAAGGATATAAGGAAAAGAGCCTATGTTTGCCCTGAACCCTCATGTGTCCACCACCACCCATCAAGGGCTCTAGGAGATCTTACAGGTATCAAGAAACACTTCTGCAGAAAACATGGTGAGAAGAAGTGGAAATGTGAGAAGTGTTCAAAGATCTATGCTGTTCAATCTGATTGGAAAGCTCACACTAAAACTTGTGGAACTAGAGAGTACAGATGTGACTGTGGAACCCTTTTCTCCAG GAAGGACAGCTTCATCACCCACAGAGCATTCTGTGATGCATTGGCAGAAGAAAGTGCAAGACTCTCTGCAAACCAACTTGTATCCTCCACAAACCCAACTCCTcctccccctcctcctcctcatcatcatcatcatgaaccTCAGCAACCCATCCTTCACAATCTTCACTCACAAACCTACCCACCTCCTCTACTCTTCCCTTTCCCGTGGGAcccaccccaaaaccctaaccctagcaCTACTCCACCTCACATGATCAAGCCTGAGACTCACCATTTCCAAACCCCAGtacccctctcttcctctcagtTATTCTCAGGCAGCAGCGGCGCCACCGCCGTGCACCACTACCTGTCAGCCACCGCGCTGCTACAAAAGGCTGCCACTGTTGGTGCAACAAGTACCAGCATTGGCCAACAACAGTCGGTTGGTCACATGATGACTCGGTTGGGGCGGGCGAGCCAGGTAGTTGACTCGGTGAATTACATGGGTTTCAACTCGGCGTGGCAGAAGAGTAGTGATGGGCTTACAAGGGACTTTCTTGGACTGACTCGTGATGGTAGCAACAGCGGAGGGACTGATCATGTTAACGTTAGCGCAAACGTGAGGGAGATGCTAAATTACGCGGGGATGCAGTCGTATGAGAGAGACCACTCTCTGCTGAAATCCCACGGTTTTGGATTCGCTGATCAGCCTCCTGTCTCAGAAACGTGGGGTGACTGTTGA
- the LOC120010111 gene encoding uncharacterized protein LOC120010111 isoform X4, whose protein sequence is MQSCITRFHQVDSDKLTIAVNFWWQSNTMFSMSEHMNAYYLGIILRRLTDKEMNEVLHKTYSTCWARLNRHTSEPATNGQAGHSCDSDHACDGMDLERKDKQQTVTFHQLECCAIQSVHELVSLVLDRVDVADQKQSSCSATKDSVARAGYECIKINSYNLEDDPLAKILWNLEPPTFQNVILDLANNFPRTLETFILHLLSPVGAEVLTRKFDEMDQQTTEEDRNKFYQIFYGSFDDQFAAMEAILNGKESFERQVFKNVLDKYLGEQCDVQNSKAE, encoded by the exons ATGCAATCTTGCATAACCAG GTTCCATCAAGTAGATAGTGATAAATTGACCATTGCTGTTAACTTCTGGTGGCAGTCCAATACCATGTTTAGCATGTCTGAACACATGAATGCATATTATTTGGGCATAATATTAAGGAG ATTGACCGACAAAGAGATG AATGAGGTGCTGCACAAGACTTATTCTACTTGTTGGGCGAGGCTGAACAGGCATACAAGTGAGCCGGCTACCAATGGTCAAGCAG GTCATAGTTGTGATTCAGACCATGCATGCGATGGAATGGATTTAGAAAGGAAAGACAAACAGCAAACGGTTACTTTCCATCAATTGGAATGCTGTGCTATTCAGTCTGTTCATGAACTTGTTTCCCTAGTTCTTGATCGTGTCGATGTTGCTGATCAAAAGCAATCATCATGTTCCGCAACAAAGGATTCTGTAGCTCGTGCAGGATATGAGTGTATCAAAATTAATTCATATAATCTGGAAGATGATCCACTTGCTAAAATTCTTTGGAACCTAGAACCCCCTACTTTTCAAAATGTGATTCTTGATCTGGCG AACAATTTCCCTAGAACTTTGGAGACTTTTATTCTGCACTTGCTTTCACCAGTTGGAGCAGAAGTCCTTACACGTAAATTTGATGAGATGGATCAACAGACTACTGAAGAAGACAG gaACAAATTCTACCAGATTTTCTATGGTTCGTTTGACGACCAATTTGCCGCAATGGAAGCAATTCTGAATGGAAAAGAGTCCTTTGAAAGGCAG GTATTTAAGAATGTGTTAGATAAATATCTGGGAGAACAATGTGATGTGCAAAACTCGAAGGCTGAATAA
- the LOC120010111 gene encoding uncharacterized protein LOC120010111 isoform X1: METYKAILLRIVLVFVLDRRSISPQHLVQSRSVCSLEMSLNRSIWPRFHQVDSDKLTIAVNFWWQSNTMFSMSEHMNAYYLGIILRRLTDKEMNEVLHKTYSTCWARLNRHTSEPATNGQAGHSCDSDHACDGMDLERKDKQQTVTFHQLECCAIQSVHELVSLVLDRVDVADQKQSSCSATKDSVARAGYECIKINSYNLEDDPLAKILWNLEPPTFQNVILDLANNFPRTLETFILHLLSPVGAEVLTRKFDEMDQQTTEEDRNKFYQIFYGSFDDQFAAMEAILNGKESFERQVFKNVLDKYLGEQCDVQNSKAE; encoded by the exons ATGGAGACTTATAAAGCAATCCTTTT AAGAATAGTCCTGGTGTTTGTCTTGGATCGGAGAAGCATCAGCCCCCAACATCTGGTACAGAGCAGGAGTGTCTGCTCTCTGGAGATGTCCCTGAACAGATCTATTTGGCCCAG GTTCCATCAAGTAGATAGTGATAAATTGACCATTGCTGTTAACTTCTGGTGGCAGTCCAATACCATGTTTAGCATGTCTGAACACATGAATGCATATTATTTGGGCATAATATTAAGGAG ATTGACCGACAAAGAGATG AATGAGGTGCTGCACAAGACTTATTCTACTTGTTGGGCGAGGCTGAACAGGCATACAAGTGAGCCGGCTACCAATGGTCAAGCAG GTCATAGTTGTGATTCAGACCATGCATGCGATGGAATGGATTTAGAAAGGAAAGACAAACAGCAAACGGTTACTTTCCATCAATTGGAATGCTGTGCTATTCAGTCTGTTCATGAACTTGTTTCCCTAGTTCTTGATCGTGTCGATGTTGCTGATCAAAAGCAATCATCATGTTCCGCAACAAAGGATTCTGTAGCTCGTGCAGGATATGAGTGTATCAAAATTAATTCATATAATCTGGAAGATGATCCACTTGCTAAAATTCTTTGGAACCTAGAACCCCCTACTTTTCAAAATGTGATTCTTGATCTGGCG AACAATTTCCCTAGAACTTTGGAGACTTTTATTCTGCACTTGCTTTCACCAGTTGGAGCAGAAGTCCTTACACGTAAATTTGATGAGATGGATCAACAGACTACTGAAGAAGACAG gaACAAATTCTACCAGATTTTCTATGGTTCGTTTGACGACCAATTTGCCGCAATGGAAGCAATTCTGAATGGAAAAGAGTCCTTTGAAAGGCAG GTATTTAAGAATGTGTTAGATAAATATCTGGGAGAACAATGTGATGTGCAAAACTCGAAGGCTGAATAA
- the LOC120010111 gene encoding uncharacterized protein LOC120010111 isoform X3 yields the protein MSLNRSIWPRFHQVDSDKLTIAVNFWWQSNTMFSMSEHMNAYYLGIILRRLTDKEMNEVLHKTYSTCWARLNRHTSEPATNGQAGHSCDSDHACDGMDLERKDKQQTVTFHQLECCAIQSVHELVSLVLDRVDVADQKQSSCSATKDSVARAGYECIKINSYNLEDDPLAKILWNLEPPTFQNVILDLANNFPRTLETFILHLLSPVGAEVLTRKFDEMDQQTTEEDRNKFYQIFYGSFDDQFAAMEAILNGKESFERQVFKNVLDKYLGEQCDVQNSKAE from the exons ATGTCCCTGAACAGATCTATTTGGCCCAG GTTCCATCAAGTAGATAGTGATAAATTGACCATTGCTGTTAACTTCTGGTGGCAGTCCAATACCATGTTTAGCATGTCTGAACACATGAATGCATATTATTTGGGCATAATATTAAGGAG ATTGACCGACAAAGAGATG AATGAGGTGCTGCACAAGACTTATTCTACTTGTTGGGCGAGGCTGAACAGGCATACAAGTGAGCCGGCTACCAATGGTCAAGCAG GTCATAGTTGTGATTCAGACCATGCATGCGATGGAATGGATTTAGAAAGGAAAGACAAACAGCAAACGGTTACTTTCCATCAATTGGAATGCTGTGCTATTCAGTCTGTTCATGAACTTGTTTCCCTAGTTCTTGATCGTGTCGATGTTGCTGATCAAAAGCAATCATCATGTTCCGCAACAAAGGATTCTGTAGCTCGTGCAGGATATGAGTGTATCAAAATTAATTCATATAATCTGGAAGATGATCCACTTGCTAAAATTCTTTGGAACCTAGAACCCCCTACTTTTCAAAATGTGATTCTTGATCTGGCG AACAATTTCCCTAGAACTTTGGAGACTTTTATTCTGCACTTGCTTTCACCAGTTGGAGCAGAAGTCCTTACACGTAAATTTGATGAGATGGATCAACAGACTACTGAAGAAGACAG gaACAAATTCTACCAGATTTTCTATGGTTCGTTTGACGACCAATTTGCCGCAATGGAAGCAATTCTGAATGGAAAAGAGTCCTTTGAAAGGCAG GTATTTAAGAATGTGTTAGATAAATATCTGGGAGAACAATGTGATGTGCAAAACTCGAAGGCTGAATAA
- the LOC120010111 gene encoding uncharacterized protein LOC120010111 isoform X2 yields the protein METYKAILLRIVLVFVLDRRSISPQHLVQSRSVCSLEMSLNRSIWPRFHQVDSDKLTIAVNFWWQSNTMFSMSEHMNAYYLGIILRRLTDKEMNEVLHKTYSTCWARLNRHTSEPATNGQAGHSCDSDHACDGMDLERKDKQQTVTFHQLECCAIQSVHELVSLVLDRVDVADQKQSSCSATKDSVARAGYECIKINSYNLEDDPLAKILWNLEPPTFQNVILDLANNFPRTLETFILHLLSPVGAEVLTRKFDEMDQQTTEEDRNKFYQIFYGSFDDQFAAMEAILNGKESFERYLRMC from the exons ATGGAGACTTATAAAGCAATCCTTTT AAGAATAGTCCTGGTGTTTGTCTTGGATCGGAGAAGCATCAGCCCCCAACATCTGGTACAGAGCAGGAGTGTCTGCTCTCTGGAGATGTCCCTGAACAGATCTATTTGGCCCAG GTTCCATCAAGTAGATAGTGATAAATTGACCATTGCTGTTAACTTCTGGTGGCAGTCCAATACCATGTTTAGCATGTCTGAACACATGAATGCATATTATTTGGGCATAATATTAAGGAG ATTGACCGACAAAGAGATG AATGAGGTGCTGCACAAGACTTATTCTACTTGTTGGGCGAGGCTGAACAGGCATACAAGTGAGCCGGCTACCAATGGTCAAGCAG GTCATAGTTGTGATTCAGACCATGCATGCGATGGAATGGATTTAGAAAGGAAAGACAAACAGCAAACGGTTACTTTCCATCAATTGGAATGCTGTGCTATTCAGTCTGTTCATGAACTTGTTTCCCTAGTTCTTGATCGTGTCGATGTTGCTGATCAAAAGCAATCATCATGTTCCGCAACAAAGGATTCTGTAGCTCGTGCAGGATATGAGTGTATCAAAATTAATTCATATAATCTGGAAGATGATCCACTTGCTAAAATTCTTTGGAACCTAGAACCCCCTACTTTTCAAAATGTGATTCTTGATCTGGCG AACAATTTCCCTAGAACTTTGGAGACTTTTATTCTGCACTTGCTTTCACCAGTTGGAGCAGAAGTCCTTACACGTAAATTTGATGAGATGGATCAACAGACTACTGAAGAAGACAG gaACAAATTCTACCAGATTTTCTATGGTTCGTTTGACGACCAATTTGCCGCAATGGAAGCAATTCTGAATGGAAAAGAGTCCTTTGAAAG GTATTTAAGAATGTGTTAG